A genomic window from Myxococcales bacterium includes:
- a CDS encoding PD40 domain-containing protein, whose translation MRRAHTLLAALAALASLTSLATPARAAFDPALKWKSLESKHFRVTFYTGLDDVARRVADLAEAAHDTLAPPLGWAPEDKTEILINDTPDSANGSATALPYNAVRLNVTAPDDLSPLGDVDDWLLALITHEYTHVLHLDNMTGLPVLVNRVIGKTLAPNQVQPRWIQEGTAVYFESTRTSGGRLRSSLWSMYMRADVLGQNFASLDQFSNYVRRWPQGNIWYLYGSYFIQWVAETYGEETLRRMSEEYGRQPIPWGLSRTIRRVTGKTWDELYVGFRKEMERRAHATKRAVLARGLREGARVTFVGQGAKYPRWIPRGTYPGYEDKLLYYREDADTRPGLYAVAVDRDATGAPVVGKEPPRAELLVRTAGDAAASFAPDGSLFYNTPAFYSNLFTYNELYRVGRGEKSPSALDGVPERLTDGYRAIDPTVSPDGLRVAFVTNHHGTRYLQLAELGGPTGHAITNVRALVQSAPYEQAFTPRFSPDGASVVFSHWAKGGYRDLWLVDVATGRVRELTHDRAVDGGCSFSPDGRRVFYHSDRTGVSNVYAIELATGAVSQITNVLTGAFYPEVSPDGRSLAYIGYTKDGFDLFVMPLDPARELSPAPYVDTHPSPPRVPAATNYEITPYSPLRTLRPRRFALSTSPGNFGQLVSAQVSASDISGMHGVSATLVQELERPEVQGTLAYAYYGQRFDTSVSASRTITPRQYQLGSAKLAAIQETTGFQTGVSYTRSRLYDAQTFAASYTLQNFGIKLPLASERLDPYETPQRLRTGLAGVVGLAYTYSSAERYLRSVGPERGGSAQVTMNLSNPALGGEFEGMSATARVAQYFHMPWLSHHSLAVNLSAGTSGGSYPGKSAFFVGGFVDVPLLDTVTDSLVQSGIVLRGYPSGFQVGQHYTLLNTEYRFPIWNFDRGSSTLPFFLNRLTGAVFFDYGAAFDTFEDAKYKSGTGGELWLDTFLGYGLPLTFRLGYARGLASEGTDKVYVVGAIPY comes from the coding sequence CGGGGCTCGACGACGTCGCGCGGCGCGTCGCCGACCTCGCGGAGGCCGCGCACGACACGCTCGCGCCGCCGCTCGGCTGGGCGCCCGAGGACAAGACCGAGATCCTCATCAACGACACGCCCGACTCGGCCAACGGGTCAGCCACGGCGCTGCCCTACAACGCCGTGCGCTTGAACGTGACGGCGCCCGACGACCTGTCGCCGCTCGGCGACGTAGACGACTGGCTGCTCGCGCTCATCACGCACGAGTACACGCACGTCCTACACCTCGACAACATGACCGGCTTGCCCGTGCTGGTGAACCGGGTGATCGGCAAGACCCTCGCGCCGAACCAGGTGCAGCCTCGGTGGATCCAAGAGGGCACCGCCGTGTACTTCGAGAGCACCCGCACGAGCGGCGGGCGGCTCCGCTCGAGCCTGTGGTCGATGTACATGCGCGCCGACGTGCTCGGCCAGAACTTCGCTTCGCTCGACCAGTTCTCGAACTACGTGCGGCGGTGGCCGCAGGGGAACATTTGGTACCTCTACGGCTCGTATTTCATCCAGTGGGTCGCCGAGACCTACGGCGAGGAGACCCTCCGCCGCATGTCGGAGGAGTACGGCCGCCAGCCCATCCCGTGGGGACTCTCGCGCACCATTCGCCGCGTGACCGGCAAGACCTGGGACGAGCTCTACGTCGGGTTTCGCAAAGAGATGGAGCGGCGGGCGCACGCCACGAAGCGCGCGGTGCTCGCGCGCGGCCTACGCGAGGGCGCGCGCGTCACCTTCGTGGGCCAAGGCGCGAAGTACCCACGCTGGATCCCCCGCGGCACGTACCCCGGCTACGAAGACAAGCTGCTTTACTATCGCGAGGACGCCGACACGCGGCCCGGGCTCTACGCGGTGGCCGTCGATCGCGACGCGACCGGCGCGCCCGTCGTGGGCAAGGAGCCGCCGCGCGCGGAGCTGCTCGTGCGCACCGCGGGCGACGCGGCCGCGAGCTTCGCCCCGGACGGCTCGCTGTTCTACAACACGCCCGCGTTCTACTCGAACCTGTTCACCTACAACGAGCTCTACCGGGTAGGCCGCGGCGAGAAGAGCCCCTCGGCGCTCGACGGCGTGCCCGAGCGCCTCACCGACGGATACCGCGCCATCGATCCCACGGTGTCGCCCGACGGCCTGCGCGTCGCGTTCGTCACGAACCACCACGGCACGCGGTACCTGCAGCTCGCCGAGCTTGGCGGTCCCACGGGCCACGCCATCACGAACGTGCGCGCGCTCGTGCAGAGCGCCCCCTACGAGCAGGCGTTCACGCCGCGCTTCTCGCCGGACGGCGCCAGCGTGGTGTTCAGCCACTGGGCGAAGGGCGGCTACCGAGACCTGTGGCTCGTCGACGTGGCGACGGGCCGCGTGCGAGAGCTCACGCACGATCGCGCCGTCGACGGCGGCTGCTCGTTCTCGCCCGACGGGCGGCGCGTGTTCTACCACTCCGACCGCACCGGAGTGTCGAACGTGTACGCGATCGAGCTCGCGACCGGCGCGGTGAGTCAGATCACCAACGTGCTCACCGGCGCGTTCTACCCCGAGGTCTCGCCCGACGGCCGATCGCTCGCGTACATCGGCTACACGAAGGACGGCTTCGACCTCTTCGTGATGCCGCTCGACCCCGCGCGCGAGCTCTCGCCGGCGCCCTACGTCGACACCCACCCGTCGCCGCCGCGCGTCCCGGCCGCCACGAACTACGAGATCACCCCCTACTCGCCCCTCCGCACGCTGCGGCCACGGCGCTTCGCCCTCTCAACTTCGCCCGGCAATTTCGGGCAGCTCGTGAGCGCGCAGGTGTCGGCCAGCGACATCTCCGGCATGCACGGCGTCTCCGCGACCCTCGTGCAAGAGCTCGAGCGGCCCGAGGTGCAGGGCACGCTCGCGTATGCGTACTATGGGCAGCGGTTCGACACGTCGGTGAGCGCCTCGCGCACGATCACGCCGCGCCAGTACCAGCTCGGCTCGGCGAAGCTCGCCGCCATCCAAGAGACGACCGGCTTCCAGACAGGTGTATCTTACACGCGCTCGCGCCTCTACGACGCGCAGACCTTCGCGGCGTCGTACACGCTCCAGAACTTCGGCATCAAGCTGCCCCTCGCGAGCGAGCGGCTCGACCCCTACGAGACGCCCCAGCGCCTGCGCACGGGGCTCGCGGGGGTCGTGGGGCTCGCCTACACGTACTCCAGCGCGGAGCGCTATCTGCGGAGCGTGGGGCCGGAGCGCGGCGGCTCTGCGCAGGTCACGATGAACCTCTCGAACCCGGCGCTCGGCGGCGAGTTCGAGGGCATGAGCGCCACCGCCCGGGTCGCGCAGTACTTCCACATGCCGTGGCTCTCCCACCACTCGCTCGCGGTCAACCTCAGCGCGGGCACGAGCGGGGGCTCCTACCCAGGCAAGTCGGCGTTCTTCGTAGGCGGCTTCGTCGACGTGCCCCTCCTCGACACCGTGACCGACTCCCTCGTGCAGAGCGGCATCGTGCTCCGCGGGTATCCGTCGGGCTTCCAGGTGGGGCAGCACTACACGCTCCTCAACACCGAGTACCGCTTCCCCATCTGGAACTTCGACCGCGGCTCCTCCACGCTGCCGTTCTTCCTGAACCGCCTCACGGGCGCCGTGTTCTTCGACTACGGCGCGGCCTTCGACACCTTCGAGGACGCGAAATACAAGAGCGGCACGGGCGGCGAGCTCTGGCTCGACACGTTCCTCGGCTACGGGCTCCCGCTCACGTTCCGCCTCGGCTACGCGCGCGGCCTCGCGAGCGAGGGCACCGACAAGGTGTACGTGGTCGGGGCGATTCCATACTAA
- a CDS encoding type II toxin-antitoxin system CcdA family antitoxin — MARMQVYLPEQLYQQVKASGLPVSEILQKALAAELRRQELLAETEKYLASLTDKFGEPTPAEQARADAWVRKGARRSTRKVG, encoded by the coding sequence ATGGCGCGCATGCAGGTCTACCTTCCCGAGCAGCTCTACCAGCAGGTCAAGGCCAGCGGTCTGCCGGTTTCGGAGATCTTGCAGAAGGCGCTCGCCGCCGAGCTGCGCCGGCAGGAGCTGCTCGCCGAGACGGAGAAGTACCTCGCGAGCCTCACCGACAAGTTCGGCGAGCCGACACCGGCGGAACAGGCCCGCGCCGACGCGTGGGTTCGCAAGGGCGCCCGCCGGTCCACTCGGAAGGTCGGATGA